GAGTACTTCCGGAGCAACGACGGCTGGCATATCGACGGCTGCCTGGACGGCGGCCCGCCGCCGAGGGCCGGCGTGCTGACAGCGCGCGTGGTCGCCGACCACGGCGGGGAGACCGAGTTCGCCAGCAGTTATGCCGCGTACGAGGCTCTCTCCGAGGCGGAGAAGGAGCAGTACGCGAAGCTGCGCGTCGTGCACACCTTCGAGGCGGTACAGCGGCGCAGTTACCCGGACCCGACGCCGAAGCAGCTGGCCGAGTGGGCCTCGCGCCCCACACGGGAGCACCCGCTGGTGTGGGAGCAGCGGTCCGGGCGGCGGTCCCTCGTGTTCGGGCACACGGCGTCCCACATCGTCGGGATGGACCGTGACGAGGGACGGGCGCTGCTGGCCGGGCTGGAGGCCCGGGCCACCACGCCGGACAATGTGCTCCGGCACAGCTGGTCCGTCGGCGACACGGTGATCTGGGACAACCGGGGCCTGCTGCACCGCGCCTGCCCATTCGACCGGACTCGGCCCCGCACCATGCACCGCACCACCCTCCTCGGCGACGAACCGATCCATTGAGGCACTACCCAGCGCTGTTCCAGCCGGGCAGGCTCGGGCCGCGCACCGCCCGCAACCGGGTCTGGATGACGGCCCACGCCACCGAGTTCACCACCGACCACACCTACTCGGCCGCGCATGCCGCCTACTACGGTGAGCGGGCCGCGAAGGGCGTCGCCGTCATCACGATGGAGGCGACAGCGGTCCATCCCACAAGTCAGCCCCGCACGGGCGTCGTGCTCGCCTACGAGCCCTCGGTGGTCGAGAGCTACCGCACGGTGGCCGCCGCGGTCCAGCCGCACGGCACGCTGCTCTTCGCCCAACTCTGGCACCGCGGCCGGGAGACCGACAGCGTCGTGAGCCGCCTGCCGGTGTGGGCGCCGAGCCCAGTCCCGTGCGCGGTCTACCGGGAGATCCCGCACGAGATGACAGCCGCCGAGATCGACGAACTCGTGGAGGGCTATGCCCGTTCCGCGGCTCTCGCGGTCGACGGCGGCCTCGACGGCGTCGAGATCCACGGCCTGGCGCACGGATACCTGCTCGGCCAGTTCCTCTCCCCCGCGACCAACCACCGCACCGACGACTACGGCGGCTCCCTCGACAACCGGTTCCGCCTGGTCCGGCGCATCATTGAACGCGTGCGTGCGGCCGTACCGGCGACCATGGTGGTCGGCATCCGGATCAACGGGGACGACGGCGACGTCGAGAACGGGCTGCGGACCGCGGACTGGGCGGAGATAGCCCGGCGCATCGCGGCCACCGCGGCGGTGGACTACATCTCCGTCTCCCAGGGCACCTACCTCGACCGGATGCTCATCTACGGCGCGTCGCCCACACCCGTGGGTCATCAGATCACGGCGACCTCGTCGATCAGGTCCGCCGTCGGCGAACTGCCCGTCGTCGTCGTGGGCCGCATCACCACGCCGGACATGGCCGAAGGGGTGTTGCTGCGCGGCGACGCCGACTTCGTCGGCATGGCCAGGCAGCTCATCGCCGACGCCGAGTGGGTGAGGAAGGCGGCCGAGGGACGCGCGAACGACATCCGGCCCTGCGTCGGCGCGAACCACTGCATCGCGTCGATCGCTCGCGCCGCGCTCTCCTGCATCCACAATCCCGCCGTCGGCCGGGAGGCCCTCCTCGCCGCGGCACCAGCCACGCCCTCGACACCGGCCTCGACGGGGAGTGTCGCGGTCGTCGGCGCCGGGCCGGCGGGGCTGCGGGCCGCCCTGACCGCCGCCGAACTCGGCTGGGAGGTCACCGTTTTCGAGCGCGCCGACACGACCGGTGGTCAGGTGCGCTGGCTCAGCGCCGTCGAGCCCTACCGGGAGTGGCTCGGCATCACGGACTGGCTCACCGACCAGTTACTCAAGGCCGGTGTCACCATCAGGCTGGGCCACGCGGCGACCGTCGCGGACCTCGCCGGCCAGTTCGACGCCCACATCATCGCGACGGGGTCGTCACCACGCCGGGACGGGTGGACGGCATTGCGCCCGGCCCGCTGGGCCCCGGGCGCGCCCGCCGTGCCCGGGACCGACCAGTGGAACGTCTTCACCGTGCAGGACGTGCTCGGCGAGCAGGTGAACCTGCCGGCCTCGGTGCTCGTGGTCGACGACCTCGGGGATCGCCGGGCGCTCGCGGTCGCCGAGCATCTCGCCGGCGGTGCGCGGCGCCGCACCGTCGAGATCGCGACGCGGCTCACGCACGTCGGAGCGGGACTCACCGACAGTCACGATCTGCCGTCCGTCACAGGTCGCCTGCGCCGGCTCGGCGTGCGGCTGTCCGCAGGCGTCGAGCTCGTCGAGATCAAGGACGACCAGGTCACGCTCACGGACGTCCACAACGGCGAGCGGCAGCAGCGCGAGCCCGTCGACGCGGTGGTGCTGGTGACTGGACAGCGAGCGAACGACGCCTTGCTCCGGGAACTCGGCGCCGTCGAACGGCAGGTCGTGGGCGTGGGCGACTGTGTTGCCCCGCGCCGGGTGTTCGACGCGATCTGGGAGGGCGAACTCGCGGCTCGGCGGCTCGTGGGCACGTCCGCGGCCAGCGCGTCATGAGTCGGCGCCGTGGAAGATACCGCGCGGGCCGCAGGCGCTCGCCGCGCTGCGAGACACAGGGCACCGCCCGGTGTGTGTCCCTCCGATCCGTCCCTATCGACCAGGAGGACTCCGATGTCCGGCGATCCACTCGGCTACCGGGCCAAGTTCGGTGTCGTGACGCCGTCGGTCAACACGGTGGTACAGCCCGAATATGACGCGATGCGCCCCTATGGCGTGACGAACCACATCGCGCGCATCCACATCCCCGAGAAGCCGATCGACGGCGATGTGGGATTCCAGGAGCTCGTCGACGCCATCGACCGCGGCCTGGACGATGCCGTCCAACGGGTGCTCTGCGTCGAGCCGACGTGTGTCGTGATGGGCGTGTCCATCGAGGCGGTGTACCGGGGCGGTGTCGGCGCCGCGCGGGTCATCGAGCGGCGGCTCAACACCCGTTTCGGGGAGCTGACGCTCATCCATGCGGCGGACGCGCTGCCGGCCGCGCTGCGCGCTCTCGGTGTCGACGACGGGCCGGTCTCACTCGTGACGCCGTACATGCCGGACGCGGACGCACATCTGAAGGCCTTCGTCGAGGAGATCGGCTACGGATACCAGCAGGCGATCCACTTACGGGCGCCCACGCCCCTGCAGATCTCGCACACACCCGAGGCGGACGTCCGCGCGGCGCTCACCGAACTCGCCGCCGGGCGACCCCGCGCGATCATCCAGTTCGGCGCGAACCTGTCCATGGCGCGGCTGGCCGACGAGGCGGAACGATGGCTCGGGCTTCCGGTCATCGCCGTCAACACGGCGACGTACTGGCATGCACTGCGCCGCCATGGGATCCCCGACCGGCGTGAGGGATTCGGCTCCCTCCTGCTCCGGCACTGACGGTCCCCGCGACGCGACGCGGCGGGCAGACGAACCGACGACCAGACGAGAGGCACCGGCAGGCGTGCACGACGACAACCGCAACGACACCGAGCAGGGCCCGCCCGGCGTGACGCGCGACAGTGACGCCGTCCAGGTGCTGCACCGCCAGGCTCTGATCCTGGACTGCTTCTCCCGGGGACAGCCGCGGCTGCGGGCCTCCGACGTCCGGGCCGCGACCGGCCTTCCGACAACGACGGTGGCCCGGATCCTGCGCTCACTCGTCCAGGAGAACCTGCTCCAGCGGACCGGCGACTACTACTCGATCGGACTACGGGTGATGGCCTGGTCGGCCGCGGCAACCGCCGGTTCCGACCTGATCGACGCGGCCAGGCCCATCGTGAGAGACCTGCGTGACCGCACCGGCGAATCGTGCATCGTCTACGTCCGCCAGGGCGGTGCCCGAGTGGCCGTGCTCATGAGCCACTCAGAACAGTCGATCATCTACCAGGGCAAGGTGGGTCAGATCCAGCCGCTCAACGCGGGTGCCGCCGGCAAGATCTTCATGGCCCACGAGCCGGAGGCACTCGCGCTCGCGCTCGACGCCGGCCTGCCCGCGTTCACGCCGAACACCATCACCTCCGTCGACCGGCTCACCGACGACCTGGCACTCACCCGCCAACGCGGCTGGGCGTACTCGCCCGAGGAGCGCGAGCGAGGACTCAGCTCCATGGCGGCTCCGCTGACAGATGCACGCGACGCCCTCGTCGGGGCGTTGGCCATCGGCGCGCCCGCGTTCCGGCTCTCACCCGAGAGCGCCGCCCAGCATGCCCCGGCCCTCGTCGAGTGCGCCAAGGCGATCTCGCAACAGCTGCTCTGATGTCCACGTCTGACGTGTGCCGTGCCGACAGTCGAACCGTGCCGATGTCCGAACGAGACAAGTGATGTGGTGGGGTGACCACGACCATGACTGATGTGTCCGCGGCCACAAGTGATCCGCCCGGTCCCGAGGATCAGGGACGACGGGGCGACGGACCGCTCGCGGGCCTGCGGGTCCTGGAGCTTGGCCAGCTCATCGCGGGTCCCTTCTGCGGCCAGCTTCTCGGCGACTACGGCGCCGAGGTGATCAAAATCGAGGACCCGGCCGGCGGCGACCCGATGCGGCGGTGGGGCCACACCGACGGCACCGCAGCGCCGGTGCACTGGTCGGTGCTGGCCCGCAACAAGCGATCCTTCGGCTGCGACCTGCGCAGCGTCGAAGGCCAGGACCTGGTGCGCCGCCTCGCCGCGACCGCGGACATCGTCGTCGAGAACTTCCGCCCCGGCACGCTGGAACGCTGGGGCCTGGGCTACGACGAGCTCTCGGCAGCCAACCCCGGGCTCATCCTGGTCCGGGTGACCGGCTTCGGCCAGACCGGTCCCTACGCCGGCCGGGCGGGCTACGGCTCCATCGGCGAGGCGATGGGCGGGATACGCCACCTCATGGGCGAGCCGGACCGACCACCGAGCCGCTCCGGGCTGTCCATCGGCGACAGCCTCGCCGGCACGCTCGGCGCGCTCGGCGCCGTCGCCGCGGTGGTCGAGCGCGCCAGCAGCGGCCGCGGCCAGGTCGTCGACTGCGCCCTGTACGAAGCCGTCCTCGCGATGAGCGAGTCGCTGGTGGCCGACTACGCCGCGTTCGACCATGTTCGTGAACGCACCGGCTCGGTACTGCCAGGGGTCGCGCCCTCCAACGTGTACCCGACCTCGGACGGAGCGGACCTGCTCATCGCGGCGAACCAGGACACCGTGTTCCGGCGGCTGGCGGCGGCGATGGACCAGCCCGCGCTCGCCGACGACCCGGACTACGCCACGCACGCCGACCGAGGCCGCCGGCAGCAGGCCCTCGACGACATCATCACCGCCTGGACGAGCACACTCACCCGCCGGGAGGTCGAGGACCGCTGCCTGGCCCACGCGGTGCCGGTGGGCCTGATCTACCGGGCGCCGGAAATGCTCGACGACCCGCACTTCGCGGCGCGGCGGTCCATCGTCGACGTCGAGGTCGGCGAGGACGGCACGACCCTGCCGATGCAGGCGGTGGTGCCCCGCTTCGACCGCACGCCAGCGCGGATCCGCTGGGCCGGCCCGCCGCTCGGCGACGCCACCGACGAACTGCTCGCCGAGCTCGACGTCGACGCCGACACGGTCGCCGACCTCCGTCGCCGCGGGGTGATCCGATGAGCTCGCTCACGTTCCAGCCCGGTGTCAGGGTCGTGGAGGTGGGCCTGCGGGACGGCCTGCAGTCGGTCGAGCGGATCGTGCCGACGGAGGCGAAGGTCGAACTCGTGGAACGCATGATCGACGCCGGCGTCCGGGACATCGAAGTCGCCTCGTTCGCGCACCCACGAGTGCTGCCCCAGCTCGCCGACGCCGAGGCAGTCCTCGCGGCCGTGCCACGCCAGCCCGGGGTGCGGTACCGCGCGCTCGTCCCCAACCTGCGGGGCGCGCACCGCGCCGGGCAGTGCGAGCTCGACTACCTCGTCGCCCTGACCTGCTGCGACGAGGAGGTCAGCCGCCTCAACCAGGGCAGCGGCGTCGCGGAGGTGCTGGCCGACCTGCCAGCCATCGGCGAGATCGCCCGGGCCGCCGGCGCGGCCCTCATCGTCGGGATCGCGATGGCGTACTTCACGCCGTGCGTGGGTGCCACCGATCCGGCGATCCGCCTGGAGACAGTGCGGCGGGCCGTTGACGCAGGGGCGGTGGGCGTCTACTTCGGCGACACCGTCGGCATGGCCAACCCGGTGCAGATCGTCGACTCCCTGGAAGCCACCCGTGCCGCCTTCCCGACGCTTGAGATCGGCCTGCACCTGCACGCGCGGAACGGCTTCGCGCTCGCGAACGTGCTCGCCGCGCTGGGCGTCGGCGTCGACTGGCTCGAGTCGGCGTTCTGCGGGATCGGCGGCGACCTGTGGTTTCCCGGTGAGCCCGACGTCCTCGGGAACCTCCCGACCGAGGATCTCCTCGCCTTCACCGGCGCTCTCGGCGTCACCACCGGCATAGACGAGGAGGCCTACGCCCGGGTGTCGGAACTGGCCCGGCTGACGACCGGCCGGGAAGCCCTCGACCACCGCAGCCGCGGCGGCTCCGCCCGCGAGATGACCCACGCCCGATGGAGCGACATCCTCCGCACCTTCAAGGGCGTGACCACGACCCGGCCGAGGGCGTGACCACGACCCGACAGAACTGAACGCCGTCCTGGACCCTTCCCCGCACTCCGGTTGGAGATCATCCTCATGACCGTCATCTCGGCACCGACACTGTTACCGCCGGGCCGTCCGGCCGACGCCGACGACGTCCGCTCGCTCGTCGACGCCGTCGCAGCGGCGGGCTTCAGCGGAGTCCAGATGACGAGCTCCCACTTCGACGGCGCCGTCACCGCCGGAATGGCCCCGCAGGAGTTCTTCGACCGCCATCGTGATCGCGGGCTGTCGATCGCCACCGTGGAGGTGGCGATCGAGTGGGCTACCGCCGACCGGCCCGCGATCGCGGCGGAAGCCGCGCCGCTCGTGGACCTCGCCCGGCGCGCCGGGGCAGCGCACATCATCGCGATCACGACCGCGCGTCCCGGGACGGCAGGCTTCGACGAGGTCGCCGCGCGACTGGCCTGCCTGTGCGACATCGCGGCGGACCAGGGCCTGCGGATCAGCTTCGAGTTCCTGCCGTGGACGGTGGTGCCGACCCTTGCCGAGGCGGCACGGCTACTGGAGGCGGTGAACCGCGACAACCTCGGTCTCGTCCTCGATCTCTGGCATTGGTTCCGCCAGCCCGGCGGCCCGAGGGAGGACGTACTGCGGGCCATATCCCCAGCACGGATAGACGTGGTCCAGCTCTGCGACGCGCCCGCCGCGCCGGCCGAGGACCCCGTCGTGGAGACGACCACCGCGCGGCTGTTACCCGGCGTCGGCGACATCGACATCGACGCGGTTCTGGACGTTCTCACCGCGACGGGAGCCGCGCCGATCATCGCGACCGAGGTGTATTCAGCCTCACTCACGGCACTCGGACCGGCGGAAATGGCCCGCCAGGCGTTCACAGCCACGTCGGCCGCGCTACGCGGGCGGTTCTCGCCGAGCGGATGAGGTGGCCGGCGGCCTCGGGCCGGGGCCGCCCGTGCGCCCTACCCCCGATCCAGTGATGCCGCGGCGATGTGGCGCAGGGCGATCTCCGGGTCGTCCTGCGCGATCTGCCGAATCCGTTCCGTCAGAACCGGCGAGGAGAAGACTGCCGCCGCGCGGACGGACTGCTTGCGGACACCGACGTCCTCGTCACGGAGAAGTCGCTGGGCGAGCGCGTCGGCGTCGGCCTCGTCGAGGTTGCGCAGCCCAGTGGCGGCAGCGACGCGGACCCTCGGATGAGGTGACGCGGCCGCCGCGCCCAGCACCGGGAGACGTTCTTCGCCGGGAATGAGGCTGGCCAGGTAGGCGGCCTTCGACGCCAGCATGGTGTCGTTCCCCCGGACCAGCTCCGCGAGCAACGGCAGCGCTTCGGCTCCCAGCCGCGCGGCGGAGGTGTAGTCGACCTCCTCCGGGTCCAGGCGGGCTCGGACGTCGTTCATGGTTACGGCCATCGTCGTCTCCTGCTCAGATCGCGTGGGTGAGCCGGCTGGCCCGCATGCTGTTGACCTCGGTGGCGACCAGGTCCGGCGGCGGGTTCGTGATGTTCGCGGTGCCGTTGCCGGTCATGAGGCGGTTGTTGTCATCGACGTGCCGCAGGGTGAGGACATGCCCCACCTCATGGGCGAGCGTCCACTCCGTGGCGCCCTGGGCGACGACGGCCCCCGGCCGCCCCGCCGGATGCGACGCGCAGCCGTTGTAGGGCGGCACCGTGCTGCGGACGAAGTACACGACGACATCCAGCGGACCGGCGTTGTTGCGGTTGTTGAACAACTGGTTCTGCTCGGTGGTGGTCACACCGAGCTGACAGGTTCCGACGTCGAGGTCGTTGAGGGCGGGCAGGCTGAGGGTCTCCGTACTCACCCGGTGCACCCGGATGCCGACGGCCTCGTAGGCCCGCGCCATGGCGACGATCATGTTCTCGATGCTGACGTCCGGTGTGGTGAGGATCTTGATGTGCAGCCGGACGAGCTGGTCCCCGACGCCGATCTGGTTGTCGGCCGTGTTGAGGAGCCAGCCGCCGAAACGGGTGCCGTTCGGAGCCAGCATCAGACTGTTCAGTG
The Parafrankia irregularis genome window above contains:
- a CDS encoding HEAT repeat domain-containing protein, translated to MAVTMNDVRARLDPEEVDYTSAARLGAEALPLLAELVRGNDTMLASKAAYLASLIPGEERLPVLGAAAASPHPRVRVAAATGLRNLDEADADALAQRLLRDEDVGVRKQSVRAAAVFSSPVLTERIRQIAQDDPEIALRHIAAASLDRG
- a CDS encoding oxidoreductase; protein product: MRHYPALFQPGRLGPRTARNRVWMTAHATEFTTDHTYSAAHAAYYGERAAKGVAVITMEATAVHPTSQPRTGVVLAYEPSVVESYRTVAAAVQPHGTLLFAQLWHRGRETDSVVSRLPVWAPSPVPCAVYREIPHEMTAAEIDELVEGYARSAALAVDGGLDGVEIHGLAHGYLLGQFLSPATNHRTDDYGGSLDNRFRLVRRIIERVRAAVPATMVVGIRINGDDGDVENGLRTADWAEIARRIAATAAVDYISVSQGTYLDRMLIYGASPTPVGHQITATSSIRSAVGELPVVVVGRITTPDMAEGVLLRGDADFVGMARQLIADAEWVRKAAEGRANDIRPCVGANHCIASIARAALSCIHNPAVGREALLAAAPATPSTPASTGSVAVVGAGPAGLRAALTAAELGWEVTVFERADTTGGQVRWLSAVEPYREWLGITDWLTDQLLKAGVTIRLGHAATVADLAGQFDAHIIATGSSPRRDGWTALRPARWAPGAPAVPGTDQWNVFTVQDVLGEQVNLPASVLVVDDLGDRRALAVAEHLAGGARRRTVEIATRLTHVGAGLTDSHDLPSVTGRLRRLGVRLSAGVELVEIKDDQVTLTDVHNGERQQREPVDAVVLVTGQRANDALLRELGAVERQVVGVGDCVAPRRVFDAIWEGELAARRLVGTSAASAS
- a CDS encoding maleate cis-trans isomerase family protein, with the translated sequence MSGDPLGYRAKFGVVTPSVNTVVQPEYDAMRPYGVTNHIARIHIPEKPIDGDVGFQELVDAIDRGLDDAVQRVLCVEPTCVVMGVSIEAVYRGGVGAARVIERRLNTRFGELTLIHAADALPAALRALGVDDGPVSLVTPYMPDADAHLKAFVEEIGYGYQQAIHLRAPTPLQISHTPEADVRAALTELAAGRPRAIIQFGANLSMARLADEAERWLGLPVIAVNTATYWHALRRHGIPDRREGFGSLLLRH
- a CDS encoding IclR family transcriptional regulator; protein product: MHDDNRNDTEQGPPGVTRDSDAVQVLHRQALILDCFSRGQPRLRASDVRAATGLPTTTVARILRSLVQENLLQRTGDYYSIGLRVMAWSAAATAGSDLIDAARPIVRDLRDRTGESCIVYVRQGGARVAVLMSHSEQSIIYQGKVGQIQPLNAGAAGKIFMAHEPEALALALDAGLPAFTPNTITSVDRLTDDLALTRQRGWAYSPEERERGLSSMAAPLTDARDALVGALAIGAPAFRLSPESAAQHAPALVECAKAISQQLL
- a CDS encoding sugar phosphate isomerase/epimerase family protein; translation: MTVISAPTLLPPGRPADADDVRSLVDAVAAAGFSGVQMTSSHFDGAVTAGMAPQEFFDRHRDRGLSIATVEVAIEWATADRPAIAAEAAPLVDLARRAGAAHIIAITTARPGTAGFDEVAARLACLCDIAADQGLRISFEFLPWTVVPTLAEAARLLEAVNRDNLGLVLDLWHWFRQPGGPREDVLRAISPARIDVVQLCDAPAAPAEDPVVETTTARLLPGVGDIDIDAVLDVLTATGAAPIIATEVYSASLTALGPAEMARQAFTATSAALRGRFSPSG
- a CDS encoding pyruvate carboxyltransferase, which encodes MSSLTFQPGVRVVEVGLRDGLQSVERIVPTEAKVELVERMIDAGVRDIEVASFAHPRVLPQLADAEAVLAAVPRQPGVRYRALVPNLRGAHRAGQCELDYLVALTCCDEEVSRLNQGSGVAEVLADLPAIGEIARAAGAALIVGIAMAYFTPCVGATDPAIRLETVRRAVDAGAVGVYFGDTVGMANPVQIVDSLEATRAAFPTLEIGLHLHARNGFALANVLAALGVGVDWLESAFCGIGGDLWFPGEPDVLGNLPTEDLLAFTGALGVTTGIDEEAYARVSELARLTTGREALDHRSRGGSAREMTHARWSDILRTFKGVTTTRPRA
- a CDS encoding CaiB/BaiF CoA transferase family protein, encoding MTDVSAATSDPPGPEDQGRRGDGPLAGLRVLELGQLIAGPFCGQLLGDYGAEVIKIEDPAGGDPMRRWGHTDGTAAPVHWSVLARNKRSFGCDLRSVEGQDLVRRLAATADIVVENFRPGTLERWGLGYDELSAANPGLILVRVTGFGQTGPYAGRAGYGSIGEAMGGIRHLMGEPDRPPSRSGLSIGDSLAGTLGALGAVAAVVERASSGRGQVVDCALYEAVLAMSESLVADYAAFDHVRERTGSVLPGVAPSNVYPTSDGADLLIAANQDTVFRRLAAAMDQPALADDPDYATHADRGRRQQALDDIITAWTSTLTRREVEDRCLAHAVPVGLIYRAPEMLDDPHFAARRSIVDVEVGEDGTTLPMQAVVPRFDRTPARIRWAGPPLGDATDELLAELDVDADTVADLRRRGVIR
- a CDS encoding TauD/TfdA dioxygenase family protein, which codes for MAAIATKKLSERIGVEVLDIDRERLLHDEEFPDACLAALAEHGVLLFREIHLDDEVQVEFCRRLGELARFRGYRLPEVMEINFEPSNRNAEYFRSNDGWHIDGCLDGGPPPRAGVLTARVVADHGGETEFASSYAAYEALSEAEKEQYAKLRVVHTFEAVQRRSYPDPTPKQLAEWASRPTREHPLVWEQRSGRRSLVFGHTASHIVGMDRDEGRALLAGLEARATTPDNVLRHSWSVGDTVIWDNRGLLHRACPFDRTRPRTMHRTTLLGDEPIH